The nucleotide sequence GGGCGACGTGCCGGTGCCGCAGGTGTTCGAGGTGCCCGGCGGGGTTCCGCTCGGCGAGGCGCTGCTGGCGTCGCGCGTGGCCCTGCCGTCGCTGCGGGCCGTGCTCGTGGGCGGGTACCACGGCGCCTGGGTGCCGGCGTCGGCGTTCGACGCGCCCCTGTCGCCCGTCGGGCTGGCTCCGTTCGGCGCCGCCCCCGGAGCAGGCATCCTGATGGCGCTCGGCGCGCATCGCTGCGGTGTCGCTGCGTCGGCGGAGATCGCGACCTACCTCGCCGCGCAGTCGGCGAAGCAGTGCGGACCGTGCGCCAACGGGCTGCCCCGCCTGGCCGAGGTGCTGCAGCGGGTCGCCCGCCGGGAGCGCGCACCGTGGCTCCGCGACGAGGTGGCCCGGCTCGCGGCGGTCGTGCGGGGTCGCGGATCGTGCCACCACCCCGACGGCACGTCTCGATTCGTGCTCTCGACGCTCGACGTGTTCGCGTCCGACGTGGCGGCGCACCTCGAGGGGCGTTGCGAGGTGGCGTCGTGACCGGCGGCTTCCGGCCGACGGGGTCGGGCAGCGTCAGGGCGCAGGATCGGCGACAGCCCGCCGCTCCCGACCCGTCGCTCCACATCGACTGGACCCTCTGCGACGGCCGCGGGCTCTGCACCGAGCTGCTGCCCGAGCTCCTGAGTCGCGACGAGTGGGGCTACCCGCTCTCGCCCGACGGCTCGGACGTGCGCGTGCCGCCCTCGCTCGTCCCGGCCGCTCGCGACGCCGTCGCCCTCTGCCCCCGTGCGGCCCTCCGCCTCCGCGGGGTTGCCTAGAGTCCACTCGAGGTGAGTAGCGTCAGCCGCATGACACGTCTCACCACGCCCTTCGGGGCCAAGACCACCGCCGCCGAAGTCCTCGAGGGGGTCGACCTCACCGTCCGCCGCGCCGTCGTCACGGGCGGCGCCTCCGGCATCGGCATCGAGACCGCCCGCGCGCTCGCGGGCGCCGGGGCGGACGTGACGCTCGCCGTCCGCAACCTCGAGGCCGGGGCCGCAGCGGTCGACGACATCGTGGCGACGACGGGCGCAGGTGCCGACACGGTCCGGGCGTCGTACCTCGACCTCTCCGACCGGTCGACTCTCACCTCGTTCGGGCAGCAGTGGCAGGGCCCGCTCCACATCCTGGTCAATAACGCCGGAATCATGGCGACACCCCTCACGCGCACGCCCGAGGGCTACGAGCTGCAGTTCGCCAACAACCACCTCGGCCACTTCGCGCTCGCCCTGGCGCTCCACGACGCCCTCGCGGCCGGTGCAGACGACGCAGGAGCAGCCGCACGCATCGTCAGCCTGAGCTCGACGGGCCACCTCCGCAGCGACGTGGACTACGACGACCTCATGTTCGAGCGTCGCGAATACGACCCCTGGGTCGCGTACGGCCAGTCGAAGACGGCCAACGTGCTCTTCGCCGTGGGCGCGTCGGCGAAATGGGCGGGCGACGGCATCACGGCGAACGCGGTGCACCCCGGCGGCATCATGACGAACCTGCAGCGCCACATGGACCCCGCGGAGTTCGTGCGGCGCGGCTGGGTCGACGAGAACGGCACGCCGAACGCCGTGTTCAAGACGCCCGAGCAGGGTGCGTCGACCTCCACGCTGGTGGCCGCCTCGCCGCTCGTCGAGGGTGTCGCCGGGCGCTACTTCGAGGACGCCAACGAGGCCCTCCCGTTCGACCCGTCGCGCCCCGGCAGCGGGGTCATGCTGTACGCCCTCGACCCCGAGTCCGCCGACCGGCTGTGGAAGGTCTCCCTCGACCTGATCGCCTGACCGCGAGGCCGCCGCGGGAGGAGCCGAAACAACCCCGCAGTGAGCCGGAAACACTCCCGCAACGCTCCGGCCCTAGGTTCATCACATGGGAGACCTCTTCGACGGATACGCCGGCTCCGCGAGCCGCACGATCCGGCCGGGTGGTTCGGGGGCATGGGACGAGATGTTCCAGGGTCCCGGCTCGCCCCGCAGCATGTACCGGGAGATCCACTCGGCGCTCGACAGCATGACCCAGGACGAACTGCGGGGGCGCACCGCGGCGCTCGCCGACTCGTACCTCGCTCAGGGCGTCACGTTCGACTTCGCCGGCGAGGAGCGCCCGTTCCCGCTCGACGCCGTGCCTCGGGTCATCGAGCAGGCCGAGTGGCAGGACGTCGAGAAGGGTGTGAAACAGCGCGTCCGCGCCCTCGAGGCCTTTCTCGCCGACATCTACGGCCCGCAGCGCTGCGTGGCCGACGGCGTCATCCCGGCGAGCCTCATCACGTCGTCGCACCACTTCCATCGGCAGGCGGCGGGCATCGAGCCGGCGAACGGCGTCCGGATCCAGGTCTCGGGCATCGACCTCATCCGAGACGAGGCCGGAGCCTGGCGCGTGCTCGAGGACAACGTGCGAGTCCCCTCCGGGGTCAGCTACGTGATCTCCAACCGGCGGGTGATGGCACAGACGTTGCCCGAGCTCTTCGTCTCGATGCGCGTGAGGCCGGTCGGCGACTATCCGAACCGGCTCCTGCACGCCCTTCGTCGCAGCGCCCCGGTCGGCGTGGAGGATCCGACGGTCGTCGTGCTCACGCCGGGCGTGTTCAACTCGGCGTACTACGAGCACACGCTGCTCGCCCGCCTCATGGGCGTGGAGCTCGTCGAGGGCCGCGACCTGTACTGCTCCGGCGGCCGGGTCTGGATGCGCACGACAGCCGGCCCGCAGCGCGTCGACGTCATCTACCGCCGCGTCGACGACGAGTTCCTCGACCCGCTGTCGTTCCGGGCCGACTCGGTGCTCGGTTCGCCGGGCCTGCTCATGGCGGCACGGCTCGGCACCGTCACGATCGCGAACGCGGTGGGCAACGGCGTCGCCGACGACAAGCTCGTCTACACGTACTTGCCCGACCTGATCCGGTACTACCTCGGCGAGGACGCGGTGCTGCCGAACGTCGACACCTGGCGGCTCGAAGACCCGGGCGCCCTCGAGGAGGTGCTCGACCGGCTCGACGAGCTCGTCGTGAAGCCGGTCGACGGCTCCGGCGGCAAGGGCCTCGTGGTCGGGCCGGCCGCCAGCGCGAAGGAGCTCGACGAGCTGCGCGCCCGCCTGCTCAAGGACCCGCGCGGCTGGATCGCGCAGCCGGTCGTGCAGCTGTCGACCATCCCCACGCTCGTCGACGACGGCCTCCGCCCTCGCCACGCCGACCTCCGGCCTTTCGCGGTCAACGACGGCGACGACATCTGGGTGCTGCCCGGCGGGCTCACCCGGGTGGCGCTGCCGGAGGGGCAGCTCGTCGTGAACTCCAGCCAGGGCGGCGGGTCGAAGGACACCTGGGTGGTCGGAGTCGACGCCGGCACCTGGTCGCAGGGCCAGAGCGTCAGCTCGCTCGTCACGTCGCAGGCGGCGCCGACCGCGTCGATCCCGATCGTCGCGGCCGACCACGTGCCCGACCACTCGCCCCAGGACGACCCCAAGCGCGACCAGCAGTCCCAGCAGCAGCAGGCGCAAATACCTGGCCCGCACAACGTCAGCCAGGACGAACAACAGCAACAACAGCACTGCAGGGCCCACGAGGCCCCGGAGAGGAAATCATGCTGAGCCGGATCGCCGAGAGCCTGTTCTGGATCGGCCGGTACATCGAGCGCGCCGACGGGACCGCCCGCATCCTGGACGTCCACCTGCAGCTGCTGCTGGAGGACCCCTGGATCGAGGAGGACGCCGCCTGCCGCAGCCTCCTCAGCGTCATGGGCTCCGACGCGCCCGCCGACGTCGAGATCACCCGCACCGACGTGCTCTCGATGCTCGCCGTCGACCGGCACAACCCGGCGTCGATCGCTTACTCGCTCGGCGCCGCCCGCGAGAACGCCCGACGCGCCCGCGAGATCGTCTCGACCGAGCTGTGGGAGTGCCTCAACACCACCCGCGCACGGATGCCGCGCAAGGTGTCGAGCGAGAAGGTGCACGAGTTCTTCGCCTGGGTCCGCGAGCGGTCCGCGCTCGCCGTGGGGATCATCGAGTCGGCGACCAGTCGCGACGAGGTGTGGCAGTTCTTCACCCTGGGTCGCTCGATCGAGCGCGCCGACATGACCGCGAGGCTGCTGGCCACGAGGACTCTGACCGAGGCGTCCGGGCCGTCGTGGACCACGATCCTGCGCTCCGTCGGCGCGTACGAGGCCTACCTGCGCACCTACCGCGGGGTGCCGAGCGCCCGGAACGCCGCCGAGTTCCTGCTGCTCGACCGGCTGTTCCCGCGCAGCGTGCTCTTCGCGATCTCGCGGGCCGAGTCGTGCCTGCGCGAGGTCGACCCGAACACGGCGCGGACGGCGTCGAGCGACGCGGGCGTCCGTATCCTGGGCCAGATGCGCTCCGAGCTCGAGTACAAGCCGATCGCCGAGATCCTCGACGACCTGCCCACGCACATGGACGCCGTGCAGTCGGCTACGTCCGCCGCGTCCGAGGCGATCCGCCAGCGCTACTTCCCGACCAGCGCCGCGCCGACCTGGGTCGGTGAGAGGTCGTGAGCAGGCTCAGGATCCGACACGTCACCGGCTTTCAGTACGACGGCGAGGCGAAGGCCTCCTACAACGAGGCCCGCATGCTGCCCGCATCGACCGAGAGCCAGTTCGTGCTCTCGTCGAACCTCCGGATCGAGCCGAACTCGGGCGCCCACGAGTACCTCGACTACTGGGGCACGAGGGTGTCGTCGTTCGAGGTGCTGCAGCCGCACCAGCAGCTCTCGCTCACGGCGACGTCGCTGATCGAGGTGCGCGGCTCGTCCCACCCCTCCCACGACGTGTCGTGGGACCAGCTGCACGACCTCGCCGCGAGGCGCTCCGAGTTCGTCGAACAGCTCGACCAGACGCCGCTCACCCAGCCGCCGGCGGAGGTCGTGCACCTCGCCGAGCGCGCCGTCGCCTCGACGACGACCCCGTGCGAGGCGGCCCTGCGGATCAACGAGGAGATCGGCGACCGCGTCCGGTACCTGCGCGGCGTGACCAACGTGAAGTCGACGGCGGCCGACGCCTGGAAGGCCGGCGCGGGGGTCTGTCAGGACATCGCGCACATCACGCTCGGTGCGCTGCGCAGCGTGGGGATCCCGGCCCGGTACGTGTCGGGGTATCTGCATCCGAAGCCCGACGCGGAGCTCCGTGAGACGATCGTCGGCGAGTCGCACGCCTGGGTCGAGTTCTTCTGCGGGTCGTGGACCGGCTTCGACCCGACGAACCTCATCGACATCGGCGAGCGGCACGTGGTCGTCGGCCACGGGCGCGACTACAACGACGTGCCGCCGCTGCGCGGGGTGTACGGCGGGAGCCGTACGTCGAAGCTCTTCGTCACGGTGGAGATCACCCGCGAGGCGTGACCCTGGACTTCGCAGTCAGCCGCGAGAGTCCGCGATCTGCTGATGTCGCCGGCTCGACATCAGCAGATCGTGGCTACTCAGCAGCTTCGGTAGACGTAGTCCTTCGAACCCGGCGTCGTGAGGTCGCGGTCGCGCAGCTCGGTCATCGGCGGCGTGTGCTTCCGGGCGCAGACCTGCGCGAACGTGCCCCGGAGGTCGTCGGTGTACTCGATGTCGATCACGTGCTTCCCGTAGACCCTCGTGTACTGGTCGCACTCGTCGAACGTATCGCACTCCTCCGACACCGCGAAGTCGTAGCCGATCTGCGTCTTGCCGCGCGACCCGAGCTGGTCGGTGTTCTTCTGCCCCGCGGCGAGGTCGCGGTCGTGCGCCTCCGCCACGAGCAGCTTCGCGAACGCGATCGCGTCGTCGAGGGTCAGCTGCTTCTTCGACCGCGTGTACGAGTCCAGGTTGTCGAACTCGACGGCACTGAAGCCCTTCCGCGCGCAGAGGTCGGTCGACTTGGCGATGATCTTCGCTGCGGCGGTCCGCTTGGCGGCCGTCGAGATGTCGATGATGTGCTCGTCGGGCCAGCCCGGGTCGACCAGCGGCGCACCCGAGGCCGCGTGCAGGATCAGATCGCTCGGCCACTTCACGTCGGGCTGCGTCTGGAACCCGTTCACGTAGCAGATCGAGTAGACGCCCTTCGCGGGCTTGGACGTCGAATCGCGGGTCACCACGGTGACGCCCTTCGGCGGCGTGTAGGCACCGCCGAGCTGGTAGTCGGCGGCGCCCGTGGTCGGCGGCAGCACTCTGTCGACGTGCTCGGAGTCGCCCTGCGGCGACCCGGCGCTGTAGCTGCATCCTGCGCCCGCCATCATCAGGCCCGACGCGATGGTCAGGGCGAGCAGGATCCGGGACGCGGCTTTCACCCTCGTACGGTACTCGACGCCCAGGCCGCGCCGCGGCCCCGCGTCAGTGCGCCACGCGGCGGTGCGGGTGCGTGTCGGCCACGGCGGGCGGGAGGGGGGTCGTGAGGCGGGAGCGGCGGTCGGCGCGATCGGCGAGGGCGGCGTCCCGCGCATCCTGCCGATCGAAGACGACCTGGGCGAGGGCCGCGATCGCGACGATCACCCCGGCGATGAGCAGGGCGACGCCCACGAGGAGCAGCCCCGCGACGGTGAAGTCGAGCTGCCGCCCGGTGAGGCCCGAGCTGCCGATCGCTCCGTCGGCGACGAGGTGCTCGTAGCTCCTGACGGTGAGCACGGCTCCGCCCGCCGCGCACACGGCGGCGATGCTGGCGCTGATGATCCCTCGGCTCATGTGCCGCTCCCTCGCGACGGTCGATCGCGTGGTGAGGCGATCTCGTGCCGTGAATCTAGCCCGTTGCGCCCTCGGAGGGAACCCCCCGAGCCCTGTCGGCGCCTACTGCCGCGCGAGCGACTCCTCGGTCTGGAGCCGCGCGGCCGCGGCCTCCTCGCGCTGGACCAGGATCGCCTCCGTCGCGGGCATCCCGTCGCCGTCGTGCCGCACGCGGAAGCTGAGCCCGTGGCCCACGTTGTGCCGCACGCGCAGGTGCTGGCTGCGCACCAGCCAGGTGAGGGCGACTCCCGCGGCCACGAAGCCGGCGGCAGCGCCGACCCCGATG is from Frondihabitans australicus and encodes:
- a CDS encoding alpha-E domain-containing protein, with product MLSRIAESLFWIGRYIERADGTARILDVHLQLLLEDPWIEEDAACRSLLSVMGSDAPADVEITRTDVLSMLAVDRHNPASIAYSLGAARENARRAREIVSTELWECLNTTRARMPRKVSSEKVHEFFAWVRERSALAVGIIESATSRDEVWQFFTLGRSIERADMTARLLATRTLTEASGPSWTTILRSVGAYEAYLRTYRGVPSARNAAEFLLLDRLFPRSVLFAISRAESCLREVDPNTARTASSDAGVRILGQMRSELEYKPIAEILDDLPTHMDAVQSATSAASEAIRQRYFPTSAAPTWVGERS
- a CDS encoding transglutaminase family protein, with protein sequence MSRLRIRHVTGFQYDGEAKASYNEARMLPASTESQFVLSSNLRIEPNSGAHEYLDYWGTRVSSFEVLQPHQQLSLTATSLIEVRGSSHPSHDVSWDQLHDLAARRSEFVEQLDQTPLTQPPAEVVHLAERAVASTTTPCEAALRINEEIGDRVRYLRGVTNVKSTAADAWKAGAGVCQDIAHITLGALRSVGIPARYVSGYLHPKPDAELRETIVGESHAWVEFFCGSWTGFDPTNLIDIGERHVVVGHGRDYNDVPPLRGVYGGSRTSKLFVTVEITREA
- a CDS encoding SDR family NAD(P)-dependent oxidoreductase; the encoded protein is MTRLTTPFGAKTTAAEVLEGVDLTVRRAVVTGGASGIGIETARALAGAGADVTLAVRNLEAGAAAVDDIVATTGAGADTVRASYLDLSDRSTLTSFGQQWQGPLHILVNNAGIMATPLTRTPEGYELQFANNHLGHFALALALHDALAAGADDAGAAARIVSLSSTGHLRSDVDYDDLMFERREYDPWVAYGQSKTANVLFAVGASAKWAGDGITANAVHPGGIMTNLQRHMDPAEFVRRGWVDENGTPNAVFKTPEQGASTSTLVAASPLVEGVAGRYFEDANEALPFDPSRPGSGVMLYALDPESADRLWKVSLDLIA
- a CDS encoding endo alpha-1,4 polygalactosaminidase, with product MKAASRILLALTIASGLMMAGAGCSYSAGSPQGDSEHVDRVLPPTTGAADYQLGGAYTPPKGVTVVTRDSTSKPAKGVYSICYVNGFQTQPDVKWPSDLILHAASGAPLVDPGWPDEHIIDISTAAKRTAAAKIIAKSTDLCARKGFSAVEFDNLDSYTRSKKQLTLDDAIAFAKLLVAEAHDRDLAAGQKNTDQLGSRGKTQIGYDFAVSEECDTFDECDQYTRVYGKHVIDIEYTDDLRGTFAQVCARKHTPPMTELRDRDLTTPGSKDYVYRSC
- a CDS encoding circularly permuted type 2 ATP-grasp protein codes for the protein MGDLFDGYAGSASRTIRPGGSGAWDEMFQGPGSPRSMYREIHSALDSMTQDELRGRTAALADSYLAQGVTFDFAGEERPFPLDAVPRVIEQAEWQDVEKGVKQRVRALEAFLADIYGPQRCVADGVIPASLITSSHHFHRQAAGIEPANGVRIQVSGIDLIRDEAGAWRVLEDNVRVPSGVSYVISNRRVMAQTLPELFVSMRVRPVGDYPNRLLHALRRSAPVGVEDPTVVVLTPGVFNSAYYEHTLLARLMGVELVEGRDLYCSGGRVWMRTTAGPQRVDVIYRRVDDEFLDPLSFRADSVLGSPGLLMAARLGTVTIANAVGNGVADDKLVYTYLPDLIRYYLGEDAVLPNVDTWRLEDPGALEEVLDRLDELVVKPVDGSGGKGLVVGPAASAKELDELRARLLKDPRGWIAQPVVQLSTIPTLVDDGLRPRHADLRPFAVNDGDDIWVLPGGLTRVALPEGQLVVNSSQGGGSKDTWVVGVDAGTWSQGQSVSSLVTSQAAPTASIPIVAADHVPDHSPQDDPKRDQQSQQQQAQIPGPHNVSQDEQQQQQHCRAHEAPERKSC
- a CDS encoding ferredoxin: MTGGFRPTGSGSVRAQDRRQPAAPDPSLHIDWTLCDGRGLCTELLPELLSRDEWGYPLSPDGSDVRVPPSLVPAARDAVALCPRAALRLRGVA